From a single Stigmatopora nigra isolate UIUO_SnigA chromosome 21, RoL_Snig_1.1, whole genome shotgun sequence genomic region:
- the arpp21 gene encoding cAMP-regulated phosphoprotein 21 isoform X3: protein MEPAAAAAEVRTEREAEPERARHAQEDEKDQDRRALCQRHTSTPAGQKVVKIRGKLARGAAVCHDDDADDHADDHDREPSRATPSRATPSTDAGDDGRPRERDAEKSDTMDEGSGGEYRDSSGVDLHRFIVETLNGNPRDRMMLLKLEQDMVAFITGDSAFKKFPHMSSYHRMLVHRVAAFFGMEHNVDQTGKSVIINRTGNTRIPERPFLDQLQDDKASEIQQWKSLLRRDNPCDQTMRRCHFRDRQSRSAEERDEESQRARERTSERDAREAEPSEDRSPKHGPRPPDADPPRELSAEEREPWAETRRRRWLFRGSRDSSGSGWTDGSRQSSFETDCRHGNEPRPWSSTDSDSSSCRPRTAGAEPRPPRAANPSREPRGSAGGISLFRVTPDPPARAQLGAQLGAQLGAQPGAQPGAQPTYILDNAMPAQPTYVLENAIPAPQPGPPPAYILDNAIPPGSILVNPHTGQPFVNPDGSPVVYNPPPEGNPAAYQPLPDGGPAAYDPPASRQPVGGPMQTAPARAPHRPPPQQTEDPWQRFSQMAVGCQSAGEGAPLYAPAQGYVLAGPQAAPHGYCRASAQVPAFYYGQYPTSAPHPVKAPSPGCSAGHGTAVGVAQQQLYSPVAPHLCSMLQGVYQPGKVGDAGYCCTMTAAPANCAHAWTA from the exons ATggagccggcggcggcggcggcggaagtGCGGACGGAGAGGGAGGCGGAGCCAGAGCGCGCCCGTCACGCCCAGGAGGACGAGAAGGACCAGGACCGGCGG GCTCTTTGTCAGCGGCACACGTCCACGCCAGCGGGCCAAAAAGTGGTCAAG ATCCGAGGCAAGCTGGCGCGTGGCGCGGCCGTCTGCCACGACGACGACGCCGACGACCACGCCGACGACCACGACCGAGAGCCGTCTCGGGCCACGCCGTCTCGGGCCACGCCGTCGACGGATGCCGGCGACGACGGCCGCCCTCGCGAGCGCGACGCGGAGAAGAGCGACACGATGGATGAAG GGAGCGGCGGCGAGTACCGCGACTCGTCCGGCGTGGACCTCCATCGTTTCATCGTGGAGACGCTGAATGGCAACCCCAGAGACCGCATGATGTTGCTGAAGCTGGAGCAGGACATGGTGGCCTTCATCACGGGAGACAG CGCCTTCAAGAAATTCCCGCACATGTCTTCGTACCACCGTATGCTGGTGCACCGGGTGGCCGCCTTCTTCGGCATGGAGCACAACGTGGACCAGACGGGCAAGTCGGTCATCATCAACCGCACCGGCAACACCCGAAT ACCGGAGCGGCCTTTCCTGGATCAGCTGCAGGACGACAAAGCCTCGGAAATCCAGCAATGGAAAAGCCTTCTGAGGCGGGACAACCCCTGCGACCAAACG ATGCGACGCTGCCACTTCCGCGACAGGCAAAGCAGGTCGGCGGAGGAGCGTGACGAAGAGTCCCAAAGAGCGCGGGAGAGAACCTCGGAGCGCGAT GCGCGGGAGGCTGAGCCCAGTGAGGACAGGTCCCCCAAGCACGGCCCCCGTCCGCCCGACGCGGATCCTCCGCGTGAGCTTTCGGCGGAGGAGCGCGAGCCGTGGGCCGAGACCCGGAGGAGAAGGTGGCTCTTCAG GGGCAGCCGCGACAGCTCGGGCTCCGGCTGGACGGACGGCAGCCGACAGAGCAGCTTCGAGACGGACTGTCGCCACGGCAACGAGCCCCGGCCGTGGAGCAGCACCGACTCGGATTCGTCCTCGTGCCGCCCCCGGACCGCCGGCGCCGAGCCCCGCCCCCCGCGAGCGGCCAATCCCAGCCGGGAGCCGCGCGGCTCGGCAG GTGGCATCTCTCTCTTCAGAGTCACCCCGGATCCTCCAGCTAGGGCCCAGCTTGGCGCTCAGCTTGGCGCTCAGCTTGGCGCCCAGCCCGGCGCCCAGCCCGGCGCCCAGCCCACCTACATCCTGGACAACGCCATGCCCGCCCAGCCTACCTACGTCCTGGAGAACGCCATCCCCGCGCCCCAGCCCGGCCCCCCGCCCGCCTACATCCTGGACAACGCCATCCCGCCGGGTAGCATCCTCGTCAACCCGCACACAG GGCAGCCTTTCGTCAACCCCGACGGAAGCCCGGTGGTGTACAACCCGCCCCCCGAGGGAAACCCCGCGGCGTACCAGCCGCTCCCCGACGGAGGCCCGGCGGCGTACGACCCGCCCGCTTCCCGGCAGCCCGTCGGCGGCCCGATGCAGACGGCGCCGGCTCGGGCGCCTCATCGGCCTCCTCCTCAGCAG ACGGAAGACCCGTGGCAGCGGTTTTCCCAGATGGCGGTCGGCTGTCAGTCTGCCGGGGAAGGCGCGCCCCTTTACGCTCCTGCCCAAGGATACGTGTTGGCGGGGCCGCAAGCCGCCCCCCACGGCTACTGCCGAGCCTCGGCGCAG GTGCCCGCCTTCTATTACGGCCAGTATCCTACCTCCGCTCCGCATCCAGTCAAGGCCCCCTCGCCAGGCTGCAGCGCAG
- the arpp21 gene encoding cAMP-regulated phosphoprotein 21 isoform X2, which produces MEPAAAAAEVRTEREAEPERARHAQEDEKDQDRRALCQRHTSTPAGQKVVKIRGKLARGAAVCHDDDADDHADDHDREPSRATPSRATPSTDAGDDGRPRERDAEKSDTMDEGSGGEYRDSSGVDLHRFIVETLNGNPRDRMMLLKLEQDMVAFITGDSAFKKFPHMSSYHRMLVHRVAAFFGMEHNVDQTGKSVIINRTGNTRIPERPFLDQLQDDKASEIQQWKSLLRRDNPCDQTMRRCHFRDRQSRSAEERDEESQRARERTSERDAREAEPSEDRSPKHGPRPPDADPPRELSAEEREPWAETRRRRWLFRGSRDSSGSGWTDGSRQSSFETDCRHGNEPRPWSSTDSDSSSCRPRTAGAEPRPPRAANPSREPRGSAGGISLFRVTPDPPARAQLGAQLGAQLGAQPGAQPGAQPTYILDNAMPAQPTYVLENAIPAPQPGPPPAYILDNAIPPGSILVNPHTGQPFVNPDGSPVVYNPPPEGNPAAYQPLPDGGPAAYDPPASRQPVGGPMQTAPARAPHRPPPQQAFPATEDPWQRFSQMAVGCQSAGEGAPLYAPAQGYVLAGPQAAPHGYCRASAQVPAFYYGQYPTSAPHPVKAPSPGCSAGHGTAVGVAQQQLYSPVAPHLCSMLQGVYQPGKVGDAGYCCTMTAAPANCAHAWTA; this is translated from the exons ATggagccggcggcggcggcggcggaagtGCGGACGGAGAGGGAGGCGGAGCCAGAGCGCGCCCGTCACGCCCAGGAGGACGAGAAGGACCAGGACCGGCGG GCTCTTTGTCAGCGGCACACGTCCACGCCAGCGGGCCAAAAAGTGGTCAAG ATCCGAGGCAAGCTGGCGCGTGGCGCGGCCGTCTGCCACGACGACGACGCCGACGACCACGCCGACGACCACGACCGAGAGCCGTCTCGGGCCACGCCGTCTCGGGCCACGCCGTCGACGGATGCCGGCGACGACGGCCGCCCTCGCGAGCGCGACGCGGAGAAGAGCGACACGATGGATGAAG GGAGCGGCGGCGAGTACCGCGACTCGTCCGGCGTGGACCTCCATCGTTTCATCGTGGAGACGCTGAATGGCAACCCCAGAGACCGCATGATGTTGCTGAAGCTGGAGCAGGACATGGTGGCCTTCATCACGGGAGACAG CGCCTTCAAGAAATTCCCGCACATGTCTTCGTACCACCGTATGCTGGTGCACCGGGTGGCCGCCTTCTTCGGCATGGAGCACAACGTGGACCAGACGGGCAAGTCGGTCATCATCAACCGCACCGGCAACACCCGAAT ACCGGAGCGGCCTTTCCTGGATCAGCTGCAGGACGACAAAGCCTCGGAAATCCAGCAATGGAAAAGCCTTCTGAGGCGGGACAACCCCTGCGACCAAACG ATGCGACGCTGCCACTTCCGCGACAGGCAAAGCAGGTCGGCGGAGGAGCGTGACGAAGAGTCCCAAAGAGCGCGGGAGAGAACCTCGGAGCGCGAT GCGCGGGAGGCTGAGCCCAGTGAGGACAGGTCCCCCAAGCACGGCCCCCGTCCGCCCGACGCGGATCCTCCGCGTGAGCTTTCGGCGGAGGAGCGCGAGCCGTGGGCCGAGACCCGGAGGAGAAGGTGGCTCTTCAG GGGCAGCCGCGACAGCTCGGGCTCCGGCTGGACGGACGGCAGCCGACAGAGCAGCTTCGAGACGGACTGTCGCCACGGCAACGAGCCCCGGCCGTGGAGCAGCACCGACTCGGATTCGTCCTCGTGCCGCCCCCGGACCGCCGGCGCCGAGCCCCGCCCCCCGCGAGCGGCCAATCCCAGCCGGGAGCCGCGCGGCTCGGCAG GTGGCATCTCTCTCTTCAGAGTCACCCCGGATCCTCCAGCTAGGGCCCAGCTTGGCGCTCAGCTTGGCGCTCAGCTTGGCGCCCAGCCCGGCGCCCAGCCCGGCGCCCAGCCCACCTACATCCTGGACAACGCCATGCCCGCCCAGCCTACCTACGTCCTGGAGAACGCCATCCCCGCGCCCCAGCCCGGCCCCCCGCCCGCCTACATCCTGGACAACGCCATCCCGCCGGGTAGCATCCTCGTCAACCCGCACACAG GGCAGCCTTTCGTCAACCCCGACGGAAGCCCGGTGGTGTACAACCCGCCCCCCGAGGGAAACCCCGCGGCGTACCAGCCGCTCCCCGACGGAGGCCCGGCGGCGTACGACCCGCCCGCTTCCCGGCAGCCCGTCGGCGGCCCGATGCAGACGGCGCCGGCTCGGGCGCCTCATCGGCCTCCTCCTCAGCAG GCCTTCCCCGCC ACGGAAGACCCGTGGCAGCGGTTTTCCCAGATGGCGGTCGGCTGTCAGTCTGCCGGGGAAGGCGCGCCCCTTTACGCTCCTGCCCAAGGATACGTGTTGGCGGGGCCGCAAGCCGCCCCCCACGGCTACTGCCGAGCCTCGGCGCAG GTGCCCGCCTTCTATTACGGCCAGTATCCTACCTCCGCTCCGCATCCAGTCAAGGCCCCCTCGCCAGGCTGCAGCGCAG
- the arpp21 gene encoding cAMP-regulated phosphoprotein 21 isoform X1, with product MEPAAAAAEVRTEREAEPERARHAQEDEKDQDRRALCQRHTSTPAGQKVVKIRGKLARGAAVCHDDDADDHADDHDREPSRATPSRATPSTDAGDDGRPRERDAEKSDTMDEGSGGEYRDSSGVDLHRFIVETLNGNPRDRMMLLKLEQDMVAFITGDSAFKKFPHMSSYHRMLVHRVAAFFGMEHNVDQTGKSVIINRTGNTRIPERPFLDQLQDDKASEIQQWKSLLRRDNPCDQTMRRCHFRDRQSRSAEERDEESQRARERTSERDAREAEPSEDRSPKHGPRPPDADPPRELSAEEREPWAETRRRRWLFRGSRDSSGSGWTDGSRQSSFETDCRHGNEPRPWSSTDSDSSSCRPRTAGAEPRPPRAANPSREPRGSAGGISLFRVTPDPPARAQLGAQLGAQLGAQPGAQPGAQPTYILDNAMPAQPTYVLENAIPAPQPGPPPAYILDNAIPPGSILVNPHTGQPFVNPDGSPVVYNPPPEGNPAAYQPLPDGGPAAYDPPASRQPVGGPMQTAPARAPHRPPPQQVFSYAAPQMLAPPQAFPATEDPWQRFSQMAVGCQSAGEGAPLYAPAQGYVLAGPQAAPHGYCRASAQVPAFYYGQYPTSAPHPVKAPSPGCSAGHGTAVGVAQQQLYSPVAPHLCSMLQGVYQPGKVGDAGYCCTMTAAPANCAHAWTA from the exons ATggagccggcggcggcggcggcggaagtGCGGACGGAGAGGGAGGCGGAGCCAGAGCGCGCCCGTCACGCCCAGGAGGACGAGAAGGACCAGGACCGGCGG GCTCTTTGTCAGCGGCACACGTCCACGCCAGCGGGCCAAAAAGTGGTCAAG ATCCGAGGCAAGCTGGCGCGTGGCGCGGCCGTCTGCCACGACGACGACGCCGACGACCACGCCGACGACCACGACCGAGAGCCGTCTCGGGCCACGCCGTCTCGGGCCACGCCGTCGACGGATGCCGGCGACGACGGCCGCCCTCGCGAGCGCGACGCGGAGAAGAGCGACACGATGGATGAAG GGAGCGGCGGCGAGTACCGCGACTCGTCCGGCGTGGACCTCCATCGTTTCATCGTGGAGACGCTGAATGGCAACCCCAGAGACCGCATGATGTTGCTGAAGCTGGAGCAGGACATGGTGGCCTTCATCACGGGAGACAG CGCCTTCAAGAAATTCCCGCACATGTCTTCGTACCACCGTATGCTGGTGCACCGGGTGGCCGCCTTCTTCGGCATGGAGCACAACGTGGACCAGACGGGCAAGTCGGTCATCATCAACCGCACCGGCAACACCCGAAT ACCGGAGCGGCCTTTCCTGGATCAGCTGCAGGACGACAAAGCCTCGGAAATCCAGCAATGGAAAAGCCTTCTGAGGCGGGACAACCCCTGCGACCAAACG ATGCGACGCTGCCACTTCCGCGACAGGCAAAGCAGGTCGGCGGAGGAGCGTGACGAAGAGTCCCAAAGAGCGCGGGAGAGAACCTCGGAGCGCGAT GCGCGGGAGGCTGAGCCCAGTGAGGACAGGTCCCCCAAGCACGGCCCCCGTCCGCCCGACGCGGATCCTCCGCGTGAGCTTTCGGCGGAGGAGCGCGAGCCGTGGGCCGAGACCCGGAGGAGAAGGTGGCTCTTCAG GGGCAGCCGCGACAGCTCGGGCTCCGGCTGGACGGACGGCAGCCGACAGAGCAGCTTCGAGACGGACTGTCGCCACGGCAACGAGCCCCGGCCGTGGAGCAGCACCGACTCGGATTCGTCCTCGTGCCGCCCCCGGACCGCCGGCGCCGAGCCCCGCCCCCCGCGAGCGGCCAATCCCAGCCGGGAGCCGCGCGGCTCGGCAG GTGGCATCTCTCTCTTCAGAGTCACCCCGGATCCTCCAGCTAGGGCCCAGCTTGGCGCTCAGCTTGGCGCTCAGCTTGGCGCCCAGCCCGGCGCCCAGCCCGGCGCCCAGCCCACCTACATCCTGGACAACGCCATGCCCGCCCAGCCTACCTACGTCCTGGAGAACGCCATCCCCGCGCCCCAGCCCGGCCCCCCGCCCGCCTACATCCTGGACAACGCCATCCCGCCGGGTAGCATCCTCGTCAACCCGCACACAG GGCAGCCTTTCGTCAACCCCGACGGAAGCCCGGTGGTGTACAACCCGCCCCCCGAGGGAAACCCCGCGGCGTACCAGCCGCTCCCCGACGGAGGCCCGGCGGCGTACGACCCGCCCGCTTCCCGGCAGCCCGTCGGCGGCCCGATGCAGACGGCGCCGGCTCGGGCGCCTCATCGGCCTCCTCCTCAGCAG GTGTTCTCCTACGCGGCTCCTCAGATGCTAGCCCCCCCGCAGGCCTTCCCCGCC ACGGAAGACCCGTGGCAGCGGTTTTCCCAGATGGCGGTCGGCTGTCAGTCTGCCGGGGAAGGCGCGCCCCTTTACGCTCCTGCCCAAGGATACGTGTTGGCGGGGCCGCAAGCCGCCCCCCACGGCTACTGCCGAGCCTCGGCGCAG GTGCCCGCCTTCTATTACGGCCAGTATCCTACCTCCGCTCCGCATCCAGTCAAGGCCCCCTCGCCAGGCTGCAGCGCAG